A region from the Lolium perenne isolate Kyuss_39 chromosome 4, Kyuss_2.0, whole genome shotgun sequence genome encodes:
- the LOC127347696 gene encoding uncharacterized mitochondrial protein AtMg00820-like, giving the protein MPMSTGPLTRARAGIRVLSTRYPSDEYVCTASTSAPSPSTPSPLPASARATLRDPQWLAAMQDEFDALQRNQTWTLVPRPPHANIITGKWVFKQKFHPDGTLDRHKARWVVRGFRQRAGVDFTDTFTPVVKPGTICTVL; this is encoded by the coding sequence atgcctatgtcaacgggGCCCCTCACGCGCGCCCGTGCAGGGATTCGCGTCCTGAGCACGCGGTACCCCTCGGACGAGTACGTCTGCACCGCGTCGACTTCCGCGCCTTCACCATCCACACCATCGCCCCTGCCCGCCTCTGCCCGGGCTACTCTCCGCGACCCGCAGTGGCTTGCGGCCATGCAGGACGAGTTCGACGCCCTGCAGCGGAACCAGACATGGACGCTTGTTCCTCGACCCCCTCACGCCAACATCATCACCgggaagtgggtcttcaagcaGAAGTTCCATCCGGACGGTACTCTCGACCGTCACAAGGCGCGGTGGGTGGTTCGTGGCTTTCGCCAGCGTGCCGGCGTCGACTTCACCGACACCTTCACCCCGGTTGTCAAGCCCGGGACGATCTGCACCGTCCTTTAG